AGGACTCTCCGGAGAAGAAGGGCCTCCCTCCCGTGGTGGGAGCGGGCGAGGGTGTCGTGACGGGCAGGCGCAACGTGCTTACGGACCTCAAGGTCATCCTCAGGAACAGGTATTTCTGGACCATAGCCATCTGGTTCATCATGAGGGGAGGGGCCCTTTTCGGTTTCTTCGGTCTCTGGGCAGGGCCATATCTCACGGATGTATACGGGTTCAGCAAGGGTACCGCCGGCAACATCCTCTCCATGATAGCCTTCGCGATGATATTCGTGAGCCCTGTCATCGGCCACCTTTCGGACAAGACGTTGAAGAGCAGGAAAAAGATCCTCGTGTGGTCGTCGGCACTCAACGTCCTGTGCTTCGCCTGCGCCGTTCTCTTCTTCGACAGCCTCGGGCTCGTCGCGCTCTACGTGCTTTTCTTCTTCATGGGTATCACGATCAGCTCCGTCGGGACCGTTGCCATAGTCACCACGAAGGAGCTCTTCCCCGACGAGATAGCGGGCACGTCCATGGGGATGGTCAACATTTTCCCCTTCATCGGAGCCATTATCTTTCAGCCGCTGATGGGCTACGTCCTCGACAGGGCGGGCATGACGGGCGGATCCTATCCGCCGTTCGCGTACAAACAGATGCTGTGGATCTACTTCATCACCAGCATCCTCGCCCTCATAAGCATCATGAAATGCAAAGAGACCTTCAGAGGCTGAACCCTTGAACCTTCTTTGAATCTCTTGCCATCGAAGGGGGTTTTGGGCTACATTGAAACGTATTCCAAAGGAAAGATGATCGGCAGGACAGAGCTATAATGATCGACAAGACACTCCAGGATCTGAAGTCCCTCGTGGCCGTCGCCAGC
This genomic stretch from Syntrophorhabdus sp. harbors:
- a CDS encoding MFS transporter, coding for MERHRRYLFLILAAQYLIVYFHRVSPAVMAQDLAASFGISATALGVVASAYFYSYGAMQVPVGILSDSWGPKKTILLCSLIAALGAIGFGLAPCFGIAVAARSLVGLGLAAVFVSSLKIFGLWFRGAELARVAGALMAVGGIGWFSATTPLALLSEVLGWRSAVVTVGILSLGVIFLIWRFVEDSPEKKGLPPVVGAGEGVVTGRRNVLTDLKVILRNRYFWTIAIWFIMRGGALFGFFGLWAGPYLTDVYGFSKGTAGNILSMIAFAMIFVSPVIGHLSDKTLKSRKKILVWSSALNVLCFACAVLFFDSLGLVALYVLFFFMGITISSVGTVAIVTTKELFPDEIAGTSMGMVNIFPFIGAIIFQPLMGYVLDRAGMTGGSYPPFAYKQMLWIYFITSILALISIMKCKETFRG